One Lytechinus variegatus isolate NC3 chromosome 11, Lvar_3.0, whole genome shotgun sequence DNA segment encodes these proteins:
- the LOC121423738 gene encoding beta-1,3-galactosyltransferase 5-like, translated as MPVHLNMSPILLRVLRIVFMKLLGTTSVLVATGFSISLLLLLAVIDSEIFQENRLRASIDLDSGHGISRTLPTLNDRSSVKGRHKLEWEQDEGTADQFMKPEWDVQKLADVFTAGPDCTVEPLLLLIVTSAPENVKRRTAIRHTWARYRDPNVLNTTHFKTVFLIGKTSSLLNEQIEDESEKHKDILIGDYVDSYRNLTYKVQHGMMWAADSCQSQYVLKTDDDCFVNTKGLVEFLTRHNHQTKNLYVGHKMRSREVVRDPESKWYVSWKDYPRDSYPWYASGTGYLLSSDVVHKIAKRTSYHHPFPVEDAYMGVLAEDLGVGLVDTPRFALFSTKWTMCNYLYFFVVHDLTPEQQYVCLRYADESEKTCRRTKDLELWE; from the coding sequence ATGCCAGTCCATTTGAACATGTCACCAATCCTCTTGCGAGTCCTGAGAATAGTATTCATGAAACTTCTTGGGACAACCTCAGTTCTGGTCGCCACAGGCTTTAGCATATCCCTCCTGCTCCTTCTTGCCGTCATAGACTCTGAAATCTTCCAGGAAAACCGGTTGCGGGCCAGCATCGATCTTGACAGCGGCCACGGAATCTCAAGAACGTTGCCAACTTTGAATGATCGGTCTTCCGTGAAAGGCCGACACAAACTCGAGTGGGAGCAAGACGAAGGTACGGCTGATCAGTTCATGAAACCAGAATGGGATGTGCAAAAGTTAGCGGATGTCTTCACAGCTGGGCCTGATTGTACCGTCGAACCACTCCTCCTGTTAATTGTTACATCAGCACCTGAAAATGTCAAAAGGAGGACAGCAATAAGACATACATGGGCACGATATAGAGACCCCAACGTTTTGAATACAACTCATTTCAAGACCGTATTTTTAATTGGTAAAACTTCTTCTTTACTAAATGAGCAGATTGAAGATGAGAGTGAAAAGCACAAAGATATCCTCATTGGAGATTATGTTGACAGTTATCGGAACCTTACGTACAAAGTCCAGCATGGGATGATGTGGGCAGCTGACTCTTGCCAATCGCAGTATGTTCTGAAGACGGATGATGATTGCTTCGTAAACACCAAAGGTCTGGTGGAGTTTCTTACAAGACATAACCATCAAACAAAAAACTTATATGTCGGCCACAAGATGAGGAGTCGAGAAGTGGTGCGAGACCCGGAAAGCAAGTGGTACGTTTCCTGGAAGGACTACCCCAGAGATTCCTACCCATGGTATGCCAGTGGAACAGGATACCTGCTCTCCTCCGATGTTGTCCACAAAATCGCCAAACGGACATCGTACCATCACCCATTCCCGGTCGAGGATGCCTACATGGGAGTCCTTGCAGAGGACTTGGGAGTCGGCCTTGTTGACACGCCCCGCTTTGCCTTGTTCAGTACTAAGTGGACGATGTGTAACTACCTGTATTTCTTTGTCGTCCATGACCTAACTCCGGAGCAGCAGTATGTTTGCCTGAGGTATGCTGACGAGAGTGAGAAAACCTGCCGAAGAACTAAGGATCTTGAGCTTTGGGAATGA